A single window of Oerskovia paurometabola DNA harbors:
- a CDS encoding NAD(P)H-quinone dehydrogenase, with protein sequence MAPVTNENPDLQATRIVILGGGPGGYEAALVARRLGADVTVVERQGLGGAAVLTDVVPSKTLIATADWMTIADRAADLGIRLPVDTVKAAHPAMRRHMVDLDAVNTRVMALAAAQSADIHARLEREGVRVLIGQGRLESPSRVHVTLQEDGAEVPVDADVILLALGATPRVLPTAIPDGERILTWTQLYNLKELPERLIVVGSGVTGAEFAGAYNALGSDVVLVSSRDRVLPGEDADAAELIEGVFRSRGMTVMSRTRAEAAVRTDEGVEVTLADGRVVKGSHVLLAVGSIPSTAGIGLEEAGVRLTPSGHVQVDKVSRTSVRGIYAAGDCTGILPLASVAAMQGRVAMSHALGDAVSPIKLRTVAANIFTAPEIATVGYSEEKLKEQGSRYVTTTLPLARNPRAKMLGMRDGFVKLFAHPEASVVLGGVVVAPRASELIFPITLAVAHRLTVDDVAEAFTVYPSLSGSIAEVARMLHHRED encoded by the coding sequence ATGGCACCCGTGACGAACGAGAACCCCGACCTGCAGGCCACCCGCATCGTGATCCTGGGCGGTGGACCCGGAGGCTACGAGGCGGCGCTCGTCGCCCGTCGGCTCGGTGCCGACGTCACCGTCGTCGAGCGCCAGGGGCTGGGCGGCGCCGCCGTGCTCACCGACGTGGTGCCGTCCAAGACCCTCATCGCGACGGCCGACTGGATGACGATCGCCGACCGTGCCGCCGACCTCGGTATCCGCCTCCCCGTCGACACGGTCAAGGCCGCGCACCCCGCGATGCGCCGCCACATGGTCGACCTCGACGCCGTCAACACCCGCGTCATGGCGCTCGCGGCCGCGCAGTCCGCCGACATCCACGCCCGCCTCGAGCGCGAGGGCGTGCGCGTCCTGATCGGGCAGGGGCGCCTCGAGAGCCCGTCCCGCGTGCACGTCACGCTCCAGGAGGACGGGGCCGAGGTCCCGGTCGACGCCGACGTGATCCTGCTCGCGCTCGGCGCGACCCCCCGCGTCCTGCCGACCGCGATCCCCGACGGGGAGCGCATCCTCACGTGGACCCAGCTCTACAACCTCAAGGAGCTCCCCGAGCGCCTGATCGTCGTGGGCTCGGGCGTCACGGGCGCCGAGTTCGCGGGCGCCTACAACGCGCTGGGCTCCGACGTCGTGCTCGTCTCGAGCCGCGACCGCGTGCTGCCGGGCGAGGACGCCGACGCGGCCGAGCTCATCGAGGGCGTCTTCCGCTCGCGCGGCATGACGGTCATGTCGCGCACGCGCGCCGAGGCCGCCGTGCGCACCGACGAGGGCGTCGAGGTCACGCTCGCCGACGGTCGCGTGGTCAAGGGCTCGCACGTGCTGCTGGCCGTCGGGTCCATCCCCTCGACCGCGGGCATCGGCCTCGAGGAGGCCGGCGTGCGGCTGACCCCGAGCGGCCACGTGCAGGTCGACAAGGTCTCCCGCACCTCGGTGCGCGGCATCTACGCGGCCGGTGACTGCACGGGCATCCTGCCGCTCGCCTCGGTCGCGGCGATGCAGGGCCGCGTGGCCATGTCGCACGCCCTGGGCGACGCCGTGAGCCCCATCAAGCTGCGCACGGTCGCCGCGAACATCTTCACGGCCCCCGAGATCGCGACGGTCGGGTACAGCGAGGAGAAGCTCAAGGAGCAGGGGTCGAGGTACGTGACCACGACGCTCCCGCTGGCCCGCAACCCGCGCGCCAAGATGCTCGGCATGCGCGACGGGTTCGTCAAGCTGTTCGCGCACCCCGAGGCGAGCGTCGTCCTGGGCGGCGTCGTCGTGGCCCCGCGCGCGAGCGAGCTCATCTTCCCCATCACTCTCGCGGTCGCGCACCGCCTCACGGTCGACGACGTCGCGGAGGCCTTCACGGTCTACCCGTCGCTGTCCGGGTCGATCGCCGAGGTCGCGCGCATGCTGCACCACCGCGAGGACTGA
- a CDS encoding purine-nucleoside phosphorylase, producing MTTTLSLDDPTTDPFLVARAAADHIAEATGIEGHDVALVLGSGWGGAAELLGDVVAEIPTNEIPGFSKPAVAGHVATTRSIRIERADGSVRHALVLGSRTHLYEGKGVRHVVHGVRTAAATGAQTVILTNGCGGLNLDHGPGTPVLIRDHLNLTATSPLEGATFVDLTDLYSPRLRDLARSVDGSLGEGVYAQFPGPHYETPAEVRMAGILGADLVGMSTTLEAIAARHAGLEVLGISLVTNLAAGISPTPLSHGEVIEAGQAAGPRISSLLAEIAKLV from the coding sequence ATGACGACGACCTTGTCTCTCGACGACCCCACGACCGACCCGTTCCTCGTGGCCCGCGCCGCTGCGGACCACATCGCCGAAGCCACCGGGATCGAGGGCCACGACGTCGCCCTCGTGCTCGGGTCGGGCTGGGGCGGGGCGGCAGAGCTCCTGGGCGACGTCGTCGCGGAGATCCCCACGAACGAGATCCCCGGGTTCTCCAAGCCTGCCGTCGCCGGCCACGTCGCGACGACGCGCTCGATCCGCATCGAGCGCGCCGACGGCTCGGTCCGCCACGCGCTCGTGCTCGGCTCGCGCACCCACCTGTACGAGGGCAAGGGCGTGCGGCACGTCGTGCACGGCGTGCGGACCGCGGCGGCGACCGGCGCGCAGACCGTCATCCTCACCAACGGGTGCGGCGGCCTGAACCTCGACCACGGCCCGGGCACCCCGGTCCTCATCCGTGACCACCTCAACCTCACCGCGACGTCGCCCCTGGAGGGCGCGACGTTCGTCGACCTGACGGACCTCTACTCCCCGCGCCTGCGGGACCTGGCCCGGTCGGTCGACGGCTCGCTCGGCGAGGGCGTGTACGCCCAGTTCCCCGGACCGCACTACGAGACCCCGGCCGAGGTGCGTATGGCGGGCATCCTGGGGGCGGACCTGGTCGGCATGTCGACCACGCTCGAGGCCATCGCCGCGCGTCACGCGGGGCTCGAGGTGCTGGGCATCTCGTTGGTCACGAACCTCGCCGCGGGCATCAGCCCGACGCCGCTCTCGCACGGCGAGGTCATCGAGGCCGGCCAGGCGGCCGGCCCCCGGATCAGCTCCCTGCTCGCCGAGATCGCGAAGCTGGTGTGA
- a CDS encoding phospho-sugar mutase, with protein sequence MTNPHDSLDVDDPGYEAGQGHASFLAQVEAWIEADPEPRDQAELRTLLAEADSPDPRDHEVRARARAELRDRFVGTLQFGTAGLRGEMAAGPNRMNRAVVIRAAAGLASFLRDALPGQTPRVVIGYDARHHSHTFALDSAAVFTAAGVEASILPSALPTPVLAYAVRHLGADAGVMVTASHNPPADNGYKVYLGGRVVTDSGQGAQIVPPYDAEIAAAIDRSPVAAQVPRATDGWTVLGRDLALGYVESVGRLSDGAARDLRIVATPLHGVGGEVLNRVLEDAGFTDVISVAEQFEANPLFPTVAFPNPEEPGAIDLALAYAQDAKADLVIANDPDADRCALAVYDPRVGTYQGAETARSNGWRMLHGDEVGSLLGEEIGRRAAHDGRVRADHGTPFFASSIVSSRLLRKIADSHGLGYSATLTGFKWISRVDGLVYGYEEALGYCVDPQVVRDKDGISAALLLAQLANRLKAEGRTLVDALDDLARAHGLHVTDQLSARFTDLDQIPAAMSRLRAAPPRTLAGSGVSDVVDLSEGLDGLPPTDGVRLLSADGTRVIVRPSGTEPKVKCYLEVIVPVAPDASYDDLTAARAFARTRLDHVRQDVAAALGI encoded by the coding sequence ATGACGAACCCCCACGACTCCCTCGACGTGGACGACCCCGGCTACGAGGCCGGGCAGGGCCACGCGTCCTTCCTGGCGCAGGTCGAGGCCTGGATCGAGGCGGACCCCGAGCCGCGCGACCAGGCCGAGCTGCGCACGCTCCTCGCGGAGGCCGACTCCCCCGACCCGCGCGACCACGAGGTGCGCGCCCGGGCACGAGCCGAGCTGCGTGACCGCTTCGTGGGCACGCTCCAGTTCGGCACCGCGGGCCTGCGCGGGGAGATGGCGGCGGGCCCCAACCGGATGAACCGTGCGGTCGTGATCCGGGCCGCTGCGGGCCTCGCGTCGTTCCTGCGCGACGCCCTGCCGGGGCAGACGCCGCGTGTCGTCATCGGGTACGACGCCCGTCACCACTCGCACACGTTCGCGCTCGACAGCGCCGCGGTGTTCACGGCCGCGGGCGTCGAGGCGTCGATCCTGCCGTCCGCGCTCCCGACGCCCGTGCTCGCCTACGCGGTGCGCCACCTGGGCGCCGACGCGGGCGTCATGGTGACCGCGAGCCACAACCCTCCGGCCGACAACGGCTACAAGGTGTACCTCGGCGGCCGCGTGGTCACGGACTCGGGCCAGGGGGCGCAGATCGTGCCCCCGTACGACGCCGAGATCGCGGCCGCGATCGACCGCTCCCCCGTGGCCGCGCAGGTTCCCCGCGCGACCGACGGCTGGACGGTCCTGGGGCGCGACCTGGCGCTCGGCTACGTCGAGTCCGTGGGCAGGTTGTCCGACGGCGCCGCTCGCGACCTGCGCATCGTCGCCACCCCGCTGCACGGAGTGGGCGGCGAGGTGCTCAACCGGGTCCTCGAGGACGCGGGGTTCACCGACGTCATCAGCGTCGCCGAGCAGTTCGAGGCGAACCCGCTGTTCCCGACCGTCGCCTTCCCCAACCCCGAGGAGCCCGGCGCGATCGACCTCGCGCTCGCGTACGCGCAGGACGCCAAGGCGGACCTCGTCATCGCGAACGACCCCGACGCGGACCGGTGCGCCCTGGCGGTGTACGACCCGCGCGTCGGGACGTACCAGGGGGCCGAGACCGCCCGGTCGAACGGGTGGCGCATGCTGCACGGCGACGAGGTGGGATCGCTGCTCGGCGAGGAGATCGGCCGACGGGCGGCACACGACGGGCGCGTCCGCGCCGATCACGGGACCCCGTTCTTCGCGAGCTCGATCGTGTCCTCGCGGCTGCTGCGCAAGATCGCCGACAGCCACGGGCTGGGCTACTCCGCGACGCTCACGGGGTTCAAGTGGATCTCGCGCGTCGACGGCCTGGTCTACGGCTACGAGGAGGCGCTCGGCTACTGCGTCGACCCGCAGGTCGTGCGGGACAAGGACGGCATCAGCGCCGCCCTGCTCCTCGCCCAGCTCGCGAACCGCCTCAAGGCCGAGGGGCGCACGCTCGTCGACGCGCTCGACGACCTGGCCCGTGCTCACGGTCTGCACGTGACCGACCAGCTCTCGGCCCGGTTCACCGACCTCGACCAGATCCCGGCGGCCATGTCCCGGCTGCGGGCGGCGCCTCCGCGCACGCTCGCGGGCTCGGGGGTCAGCGACGTCGTCGACCTGTCCGAGGGTCTGGACGGGCTGCCGCCGACCGACGGCGTCCGGCTGCTGTCCGCGGACGGCACCCGGGTCATCGTCCGCCCCAGCGGCACCGAGCCCAAGGTCAAGTGCTACCTCGAGGTGATCGTCCCGGTCGCGCCCGACGCGAGCTACGACGACCTCACGGCCGCCCGCGCCTTCGCCCGGACACGCCTCGACCACGTGCGCCAGGACGTCGCGGCCGCGCTCGGCATCTGA
- a CDS encoding DUF4352 domain-containing protein — MSNDPAQQPPVQQYPHQPHAPQQHPGQPYPGQPYRGQPEPAPRKSFFARHKVLTVFLAIVALIVVVSVASSLGGGDTTTGTAGTADTAGGAQAPAAAAPEETVPGLGTAVRDGKLEFTVTAVEPGVTNVGDEFLSVDAQGQFVLVHVTVTNIGDAAQMFDASSQKLFDTQGREHSADSTAGIYLGDANSFLNDINPGNSIQGVVVFDVPADAVPASVELHDSFMSGGTTVALG, encoded by the coding sequence ATGAGCAACGACCCTGCGCAGCAGCCGCCCGTCCAGCAGTACCCGCACCAGCCGCACGCCCCGCAGCAGCACCCGGGCCAGCCCTACCCCGGGCAGCCCTACCGGGGGCAGCCGGAGCCCGCCCCGCGGAAGTCGTTCTTCGCCCGGCACAAGGTCCTCACGGTCTTCCTGGCGATCGTCGCGCTGATCGTCGTCGTGTCGGTCGCCTCGAGCCTCGGCGGCGGTGACACGACCACGGGGACGGCCGGCACCGCGGACACGGCGGGCGGTGCGCAGGCTCCGGCCGCCGCAGCCCCCGAGGAGACCGTCCCTGGCCTCGGCACGGCGGTGCGCGACGGGAAGCTCGAGTTCACGGTCACGGCCGTCGAGCCGGGGGTCACGAACGTGGGCGACGAGTTCCTGAGCGTGGACGCGCAGGGGCAGTTCGTCCTGGTGCACGTCACGGTGACGAACATCGGGGACGCTGCCCAGATGTTCGACGCGAGCTCGCAGAAGTTGTTCGACACCCAGGGACGCGAGCACTCGGCCGACTCGACGGCCGGGATCTACCTCGGGGACGCCAACAGCTTCCTCAACGACATCAACCCCGGGAACTCGATCCAGGGCGTCGTGGTGTTCGACGTGCCTGCCGACGCGGTGCCGGCGAGCGTCGAGCTGCACGACTCGTTCATGTCGGGCGGCACGACGGTCGCGCTCGGCTGA
- a CDS encoding sensor histidine kinase → MTTPYPPPGSSWPRATPPRGGPVPPSPPGAVPDRPTAGRRWWSRVATVWIVVASFVASTLCIAFAGSAGGMVDGAAPSGGTVLWVALGWMYALGVATLLVFRRRYPVAVCLVACAGALVFPLDAVGALVALSWVISSRPARQGWILGVLTALATTVALGRDLLRAPEQQIFSFTPTGSQTPVGAAAWVYVVLLVAGLALSVSVGWARRAHYQVGRFRGEVQRHEVVAEHLRDEVARQDAEAERLRDEVTRQQEEVARQQERHLIAREVHDTLAHSLSLVSLHSGVLEVSVPEEDGQLRDAAKVVRENAHRSLEDLRDLIEILRDPDGLAQRQARRAGGTLADLSALLATTRAAGTRLVATVVFDDASSVGPQVARATYRILQESLTNVHKHAPGSEVLIDLGGTPASGVSLRVTNVLPESPGPRAPGSRAGVTGIAERVKLLGGRSTVGPRDGSFVVEVWLPWVSDVVDLGEPPPATAGRRP, encoded by the coding sequence GTGACCACCCCGTACCCACCCCCGGGCTCCTCCTGGCCCCGTGCGACGCCGCCGCGCGGCGGGCCCGTGCCGCCGAGCCCGCCCGGCGCGGTCCCCGACCGCCCGACCGCCGGGCGTCGGTGGTGGTCGAGGGTCGCGACGGTCTGGATCGTGGTCGCCTCCTTCGTCGCCTCGACGCTGTGCATCGCCTTCGCGGGGTCGGCGGGAGGGATGGTCGACGGCGCCGCCCCCAGCGGAGGCACGGTGCTCTGGGTCGCCCTCGGCTGGATGTACGCGCTCGGCGTCGCGACCCTCCTCGTCTTCCGGCGCCGCTACCCCGTCGCGGTGTGCCTGGTCGCGTGCGCGGGCGCGCTGGTCTTCCCGCTCGACGCGGTCGGGGCGCTCGTCGCGCTGTCCTGGGTGATCTCGTCGCGCCCGGCCCGGCAGGGCTGGATCCTCGGCGTGCTCACCGCCCTCGCGACGACGGTCGCCCTCGGGCGGGACCTGCTCCGTGCGCCCGAGCAGCAGATCTTCTCGTTCACCCCCACGGGTTCCCAGACGCCCGTGGGCGCGGCGGCCTGGGTCTACGTGGTGCTGCTCGTCGCGGGTCTCGCGCTCTCGGTCAGCGTGGGCTGGGCCCGCCGGGCTCACTACCAGGTCGGTCGCTTCCGGGGCGAGGTGCAGCGCCACGAGGTCGTGGCCGAGCACCTGCGCGACGAGGTCGCCCGGCAGGACGCCGAGGCCGAGAGGCTGCGGGACGAGGTGACCCGGCAGCAGGAGGAGGTGGCCCGCCAGCAGGAACGGCACCTGATCGCCCGCGAGGTGCACGACACGCTCGCCCACAGCCTCTCGCTCGTCTCGTTGCACTCGGGGGTGCTCGAGGTGTCGGTCCCCGAGGAGGACGGGCAGCTGCGCGACGCGGCCAAGGTGGTCCGCGAGAACGCTCACCGGTCGCTCGAGGACCTCCGGGACCTGATCGAGATCCTGCGCGATCCGGACGGGCTGGCCCAGCGCCAGGCCCGACGCGCGGGCGGGACGTTGGCGGACCTGTCGGCACTGCTCGCCACGACGCGGGCCGCAGGCACGCGCCTGGTCGCGACCGTGGTCTTCGACGACGCCTCGTCGGTCGGCCCGCAGGTCGCGCGCGCGACGTACCGGATCCTCCAGGAGTCGCTGACCAACGTGCACAAGCACGCGCCGGGGAGCGAGGTCCTCATCGATCTCGGCGGTACCCCGGCGAGCGGTGTGAGCCTGCGCGTCACCAACGTGCTCCCGGAGTCGCCGGGCCCGCGAGCACCCGGGAGCCGCGCGGGGGTCACGGGCATCGCCGAGCGGGTCAAGCTGCTCGGGGGACGGTCGACGGTCGGGCCGCGAGACGGCAGCTTCGTCGTCGAGGTGTGGCTGCCGTGGGTCAGCGACGTCGTCGACCTCGGTGAACCGCCGCCCGCCACGGCGGGTCGCCGGCCCTGA